The following are encoded in a window of Phocoena phocoena chromosome 2, mPhoPho1.1, whole genome shotgun sequence genomic DNA:
- the AQP9 gene encoding aquaporin-9 isoform X2: MQPEMEQKKKSLKQRLVLKSSLAKEMLSEFLGTFIMIVLGCGCVAQAVLSRGRHGGIITINTGLSLAIVMAIYVAGGVSGGHINPAVTFAMCLFGRTKWFKFPFYVGAQLLGAFLGAATLFGIYYDAFLSFAGGKLLVVGENATAHIFATYPAPYLSLVNAFADQSWK, translated from the exons ATGCAGCCTGAgatggaacaaaagaaaaaaagcttgaaGCAGAGACTGGTCTTGAAGAGCAGCTTAGCTAAAGAAATGCTCTCCGAGTTCTTGGGCACATTTATAATGATT GTCCTTGGATGTGGCTGTGTTGCCCAAGCTGTCCTCAGTCGAGGACGTCATGGAGGAATCATCACTATCAATACTGGACTTTCATTGGCAATAGTAATGGCCATTTATGTTGCTGGAGGTGTCTCTG GTGGCCACATCAACCCAGCTGTGACTTTTGCAATGTGTCTTTTTGGACGGACGAAGTGGTTCAAATTCCCCTTTTATGTGGGGGCCCAGCTCTTGGGAGCCTTTTTAGGGGCTGCAACCCTCTTTGGCATTTATTATG ATGCATTTCTGTCTTTTGCTGGTGGAAAACTGCTCGTCGTGGGAGAAAACGCAACAGCACACATTTTCGCAACATACCCAGCTCCGTATCTGTCTCTGGTGAATGCATTTGCAGACCAA AGCTGGAAATAA
- the AQP9 gene encoding aquaporin-9 isoform X1, whose protein sequence is MQPEMEQKKKSLKQRLVLKSSLAKEMLSEFLGTFIMIVLGCGCVAQAVLSRGRHGGIITINTGLSLAIVMAIYVAGGVSGGHINPAVTFAMCLFGRTKWFKFPFYVGAQLLGAFLGAATLFGIYYDAFLSFAGGKLLVVGENATAHIFATYPAPYLSLVNAFADQVVATMFLLIVIFAIFDSRNLGVPKALQPIVIGFLIVVISSSLGMNSGCAMNPARDLSPRLFTALAGWGFEVFTAGNNFWWIPVVGPFVGAMAGGLIYVLVIEIHHPDPNPDCEEEQPEDKPEKHELNVLM, encoded by the exons ATGCAGCCTGAgatggaacaaaagaaaaaaagcttgaaGCAGAGACTGGTCTTGAAGAGCAGCTTAGCTAAAGAAATGCTCTCCGAGTTCTTGGGCACATTTATAATGATT GTCCTTGGATGTGGCTGTGTTGCCCAAGCTGTCCTCAGTCGAGGACGTCATGGAGGAATCATCACTATCAATACTGGACTTTCATTGGCAATAGTAATGGCCATTTATGTTGCTGGAGGTGTCTCTG GTGGCCACATCAACCCAGCTGTGACTTTTGCAATGTGTCTTTTTGGACGGACGAAGTGGTTCAAATTCCCCTTTTATGTGGGGGCCCAGCTCTTGGGAGCCTTTTTAGGGGCTGCAACCCTCTTTGGCATTTATTATG ATGCATTTCTGTCTTTTGCTGGTGGAAAACTGCTCGTCGTGGGAGAAAACGCAACAGCACACATTTTCGCAACATACCCAGCTCCGTATCTGTCTCTGGTGAATGCATTTGCAGACCAA GTAGTGGCCACCATGTTTCTCCTCATTGTCATCTTTGCCATTTTTGACTCAAGAAACTTGGGAGTCCCCAAAGCCCTACAGCCCATTGTCATTGGCTTCCTGATTGTTGtcatttcttcctctctgggAATGAACAGTGGCTGTGCCATGAACCCAGCTCGAGACCTGAGTCCCAGACTTTTCACTGCCTTGGCAGGTTGGGGGTTTGAGGTCTTCAC AGCTGGAAATAACTTCTGGTGGATTCCTGTAGTGGGCCCTTTTGTTGGTGCTATGGCTGGAGGCCTCATCTATGTTCTTGTCATTGAAATCCACCACCCGGATCCTAACCCAGACTGCGAGGAAGAACAGCCAGAGGACAAACCAGAGAAACATGAACTTAACGTGCTAATGTAA